The DNA region CATCTGAAAACTGATAGAAGAATACCTTGCAAAGGTGTTTAAGCCCTTTTTCCGCTGTTCAGGATCTTTCATATTCATAGGCCTTATAAATAAAATATCTTTTGTTAAGAAGTTATGGATGAATAAAATACTTTTGTATGTATTTTATTGTTTATAAGCTTTAACTCATCCTATTGAAAAATTACGCTATTCACGGTTTAAAGGTAATATTATTTAGCTTATGCCTGAGCATAATCTCTTCCTGCGGCGCGCAAAAAGATACTGCCACAGGAAGAGGTATGCAAAACCTCACTGCCCGCTACAATTACATTTACAATTCAAATGTAATACTCGACAGCCACCAGCAGGAACTTACTGAAACCTATGCCGATAATTATGAGCAGGTGCTTCCTGTCTACATTGGCCCCGAAGTTGACGAAACTTTTATGGTAAAAGGCGGCTCCGGAGCCGATAAGGCGATGGACGATATCATCAAAAAAGCACAGGTGATTATTCTGGAGAAGAGTTACAGTAATTATCTTGACGATGCCTATATCCTATTGGGAAAAGCGCAGTTCTTTAAAGGGAACTATTTCAATGCAGCAGAATATTTCGATTATGCAGCAAAAACTTACAGGAAGAATACCAGGAGTTTTATAGAAGCACTGAACTGGAAAGCGCGCAGCCTGATGCAGGTAAGACGGTTAACGGAAGCAAATTTGGTGCTCGATACCATGGTGTATGCACTAACCGACCTGAAGAAAAATTCTGCGGAGCCACTTGCCACCCTTGCCCAGATGTGCATATACCAGCAAAAAATGCCTGAAGCCATTTCATTTTTGAAAGATGCAATCAAAGCGAGCAACAACAGTCAGCATAAAATAAGATGGACATACATACTTGCCCAGCTTTCGGAACAGCAAAAAAATTACCCTGAAGCAATGTTGAATTACCGCAGGGTTCAAAAGAGTAGTGCGCCCTTCGAGATGTATTTTAATGCCAACCTAAGCAGAATCAAACTAAATGCCCTACTCAGCAACAAGACTATCAACAAACAGGATGAGCTCCTCCGCCTTTTAAAGGACGATAAAAATGAAGATTATACGGATCAGATTTATTACCAGATTGCAGAGAGCTTCCTGGCCGACGGTGCTTACGATGAAGCAAAAAAATATTACCTGCTGTCGGTTCAGAAAAGTACAAAAAACCAATACCAGAAAGGCATTTCCTATTTAAAGCTGGCCGATCTGGATTTAAAACAATTCCGCAACTACCTCAATGCAAAGCTGTATTACGACAGTGCGGTAAATACCTTACCCAAGCATTACCCAGGTTATGATGCAATTGTAAAAAAAAATCAAAACCTGGAGTATTTAACCAAACGCTATCAAATTATTGCCGATGAAGATACACTACAGACAATTGCCCGTCTTCCCGAACAGCAAAGACAGGCCAAAATTCAGGCTATTTTTACACCGGTCGAAAAATCTGCACCTGCTACTGAAGCAGCTGCCACTTCCGGCAGCAATCCATTGCGTTTAAACGAGAACACTCCGGGCAGAGGACAGTCTTCATCTACCTTCTATTTCAGTAATGCGGCCGCCATCAGCAAAGGCTTTTCTGATTTCAAGAAAAAATGGGGAAACAGAAAATTAGAGAACAACTGGCGCCAGAGCATCCGTTCATCAGCACAAACCATTACCCAGGACATTGCGAACAATACCTCCAATGGTGCCGCATCAAACGCCGGACAGCCAGAGCCTGCTGCAGACAGAACTGCCGATATAAAAGCCTATACAGATGCATTGCCCCTGACACCAGAATTGCTGGGCAGATCCAATCAGAAGATCGTTGATGCCTACTATGATATCGCCAGTTTCTATTTACAGGAACTGAACGATCCGGCAGAAGCAGAAGCCGTTTACCAGATCCTGTTAAGCCGCTTTCCGGAGAACCATCATCTGGCAGCTGTCTATTACAGTTTGTTTCTGATCAACAAAAACAAGGACGCAGCAAAATCAGACGACTATAAGAACAGGGTACTCAAAGGATTTCCAAATTCCAATTATGCAAAAATTATTATGGATCCTTCATTCTCTCTCAAACAAACAGAAAGGGAAACCGCCATCAATAAGAATTACAATGAGGTCTTTGAGCAATACCAGAAAAAGGATTTTGCAGGTGTAATACAACAGGTGAACAGAACGCTCATTAGCGCACAGGAGAATTACCTGGCACCCCAATACGCTTACCTGCAAGCTATTTCCATTGGACGTACAAGTCATGTAGATACGCTTTTAACTGCATTTAACTCATTAATCAGCGTTTATCCCGATGACCAGCTGATTACGCCATTGGTAAAAGACCATATCGCCTATATCAATGCTCATCTGACCGATTTTCAAAAAAGAAAAATCGCCCTGTTAGACTTTGACCCTAACGAACCTCCGTTTAGCATATATCAGCCCCCGGTTGCGGCGAACAATCAACTACCTGATGACGCTATGCCTGTGGCCCCTAAAGCAGACCCTGTTGCAGCAATAACACCCCCATCGCCAACAGTGCCAAAGCCCGAAACAGGTAAACCTGTGGCAATAACACCTGTGCCGGTTAAAACAGAAGGGATTTTTAGCACAGCAGTTTCCGCCGTATACTATTATGTAGTTGATGTGGCCGACGCCACACTAACCCTTAGTTCTTCGCGTTTTGGTATTGGACAATTTAACCGGGGCAAGTATGCGGGGCAGAATCTAAAACACCAGTTAAAAGAATTTGACAATGATCAGCTCATATATGTAGGGAACTTTAGTAATTTTGAGGACGCAAAAACATATGCTGATGGAATAACCCCTCAGCTCAAACAAATCATGAAGGTGCAGGCTGACCTATATACCAGTTTTATCATCAGCAAGGAGAACTTCGATAAATTAACCAGTAAAGACCTGCTGAACAAATACCTGGAATTTTATAAAAACAATTATTAAAATGAACAAAAAACTTTCGCAAGAGGACATCAGGAAGTATAATTATGGATTATGGAAGTTATTGATCGGTGGGATGATATTATTTGCACTGTTCATTATAGCAATTGGATTTGGCTTATTTGGTGAGCTGCCCTCATTCAGGGATATCGAGCATCCCAAAAGCAACCAGGCTTCAGAAATTCTGGCCGATGATGGCCGTGTTCTGGGAACTTATTTTGTTCAGAACCGTTCCAGTGTAAGTTATCAGGAGATCTCTCCGAACGTCATCAATGCCTTAATTGCCACAGAAGATGTTCGTTTTAAAGAGCATTCGGGTATAGATTTCAAACGTACCTTTACCATATTCTTATATGCAATTGTTGGTAAAAAACAAGGCGGAAGTACCATTACCCAACAACTGGCCCTTAATCTGTTCTCCGAAGAAGGCCGTCAGAAGAATTTCCTCAAACGTATCCTTCAGAAGTTCCAGGAATGGGTAATTGCCGTTAAACTAGAGCGCAACTACACCAAAGAAGAGATCCTGGTAATGTACCTCAACACTGTTGATTTTGGAAACCAGGCCTACGGCATCAAATCGGCTGCGCGGGTGTATTTCAATACCACCCCAGATAAATTAACCGTAGGCCAATCGGCCACCCTGATCGGTATACTAAAAGGGATCAGCCGCTATTCTCCTACCCGCAACCCTGAACGTTCACTGGCCCGCAGAAATACCATCATGGGCTTAATGGTGAAAGCAGACCTGCTTAGCCAGCAGGAACTCGATACAGAAAAAGAAAAGCCATTGGGATTAAGGTTTAGCGCGGCGACTGTAAATGATGGAATTGCCCCTTATTTCAGAACAGTCTTAAAAAGTGATATCAAAAAAATCTTTCAGGAGCGTTCTATATTAAACAATGGCGTACCCTACGATCTGGACAGGGATGGACTCAAAATATACACCACGCTTAACTACGACATGCAGGTGTATGCCGAAGAAGCCCAGAAAGAATACATGAAAATACTGCAGGCTTCGTTCCT from Pedobacter africanus includes:
- the porW gene encoding type IX secretion system periplasmic lipoprotein PorW/SprE, encoding MKNYAIHGLKVILFSLCLSIISSCGAQKDTATGRGMQNLTARYNYIYNSNVILDSHQQELTETYADNYEQVLPVYIGPEVDETFMVKGGSGADKAMDDIIKKAQVIILEKSYSNYLDDAYILLGKAQFFKGNYFNAAEYFDYAAKTYRKNTRSFIEALNWKARSLMQVRRLTEANLVLDTMVYALTDLKKNSAEPLATLAQMCIYQQKMPEAISFLKDAIKASNNSQHKIRWTYILAQLSEQQKNYPEAMLNYRRVQKSSAPFEMYFNANLSRIKLNALLSNKTINKQDELLRLLKDDKNEDYTDQIYYQIAESFLADGAYDEAKKYYLLSVQKSTKNQYQKGISYLKLADLDLKQFRNYLNAKLYYDSAVNTLPKHYPGYDAIVKKNQNLEYLTKRYQIIADEDTLQTIARLPEQQRQAKIQAIFTPVEKSAPATEAAATSGSNPLRLNENTPGRGQSSSTFYFSNAAAISKGFSDFKKKWGNRKLENNWRQSIRSSAQTITQDIANNTSNGAASNAGQPEPAADRTADIKAYTDALPLTPELLGRSNQKIVDAYYDIASFYLQELNDPAEAEAVYQILLSRFPENHHLAAVYYSLFLINKNKDAAKSDDYKNRVLKGFPNSNYAKIIMDPSFSLKQTERETAINKNYNEVFEQYQKKDFAGVIQQVNRTLISAQENYLAPQYAYLQAISIGRTSHVDTLLTAFNSLISVYPDDQLITPLVKDHIAYINAHLTDFQKRKIALLDFDPNEPPFSIYQPPVAANNQLPDDAMPVAPKADPVAAITPPSPTVPKPETGKPVAITPVPVKTEGIFSTAVSAVYYYVVDVADATLTLSSSRFGIGQFNRGKYAGQNLKHQLKEFDNDQLIYVGNFSNFEDAKTYADGITPQLKQIMKVQADLYTSFIISKENFDKLTSKDLLNKYLEFYKNNY